From Onychostoma macrolepis isolate SWU-2019 chromosome 05, ASM1243209v1, whole genome shotgun sequence, one genomic window encodes:
- the svopb gene encoding synaptic vesicle 2-related protein isoform X1, with translation MSALKRSSQVAYKRWKDTKISFVTSQTDDKSILTVHEEQPGKNEPSNEGDCTILEDSKNGSSGISETFTVEEAVEAIGFGKFQWKLSMLTGVAWMADAMEMMLLSIAAPQLRCEWRLSSWKVAFITSIVFIGMMISSSLWGNISDKYGRKVCLILCMLWTLHYGLLSAFAPVYSWILVLRGLVGFGLGGAPQSVTLYTEFLPVKSRGISIILLGVFWALGAVFEVLLAMVVMPTLGWKWLLAFSTLPLVVFAASCCWLPESARFDVLRGREDKALDTLKCIAAANGSSVPTRRLIANTQTDRGRIRDLFIPEYRKTTLLIWFIWFCNAFSYYGIVLLTTELFQAGSACSATNNSNMEPRCSLECSYLAFNDYVDLLWTTLAEFPGILVTLWMIDRIGRRKSMAICFLLFSVSILPLYACTQRTLLTVFIFIARAFITGGWQAAYVYTPEVFPTATRAIGIGTSSGMARVGALITPFIAQVLLKSSVYLTLSVYLICCLLGTVASWFLPMETTGQSLRESTQSTMEQKNMERQHGSETAESSSNTCP, from the exons ATGAGTGCATTGAAAAGATCGTCGCAAGTGGCTTACAAACGCTGGAAAGACACAAAAATCag tttTGTGACATCACAGACAGATGATAAAAGCATCCTCACTGTTCATGAGGAGCAGCCTGGGAAAAATGAGCCTAGCAATGAAGGAGATTGCACTATTTTGGAGGACAGCAAGAACGGAAGCTCTGGAATCTCAG AAACCTTCACTGTGGAAGAAGCAGTTGAGGCTATTGGTTTTGGAAAGTTTCAGTGGAAGCTGTCTATGCTAACAGGAGTTGCATGG ATGGCCGATGCTATGGAAATGATGCTCCTTAGTATTGCAGCTCCTCAACTGCGCTGTGAATGGAGGCTCTCCAGCTGGAAAGTGGCATTCATAACATCG ATAGTGTTCATTGGAATGATGATCAGCTCCTCACTTTGGGGGAACATTTCAGACAAGTACGGCCGAAAAGTG TGTTTAATACTATGCATGCTGTGGACATTGCACTATGGGCTTCTCAGTGCTTTCGCCCCTGTTTACAGCTGGATCTTAGTCTTGCGAGGCCTCGTGGGATTTGGCCTAGGAGGAGCCCCTCAGTC AGTGACATTATATACTGAATTCCTCCCGGTGAAATCCAGAGGGATATCCATAATCCTTTTAGGG GTGTTCTGGGCCTTGGGTGCTGTGTTTGAAGTGTTACTGGCTATGGTGGTCATGCCCACATTAGGCTGGAAATGGCTGCTAGCTTTCTCCACTCTTCCTCTAGTTGTCTTTGCTGCCTCCTGCTGT TGGTTACCAGAGAGTGCTAGATTTGATGTACTGAGAGGCAGAGAAGACAAGGCCCTGGACACTTTGAAATGTATAGCAGCAGCTAATGGGAGCTCTGTGCCTACTAGAAGACTTATAGCCAACACACAG ACTGATCGTGGGAGAATTAGAGATCTTTTTATTCCAGAATACCGAAAAACAACACTTTTGATCTGGTTTATCTG gttttgtaatgctttttcaTATTATGGTATTGTGCTGCTGACCACTGAGCTGTTCCAAGCAGGATCTGCGTGTAGTG CCACCAACAACTCAAATATGGAACCTCGGTGCAGTTTGGAGTGCAGTTATCTGGCTTTTAATGATTATGTGGACCTTTTGTGGACCACCTTAGCAGAATTTCCAG GTATTCTGGTGACCCTGTGGATGATTGATCGAATTGGCAGGAGAAAAAGCATGgcaatttgttttttattgttctCTGTGTCGATTTTGCCACTGTATGCCTGCACACAAAG GACACTTCTCACAGTCTTTATTTTCATTGCTCGAGCCTTTATAACAGGGGGCTGGCAGGCTGCATATGTTTATACACCTGAG GTTTTCCCCACAGCAACCAGAGCTATTGGTATTGGTACAAGCAGTGGAATGGCTCGTGTTGGAGCTCTCATCACACCATTTATTGCTCAG GTCCTTCTGAAGTCATCCGTTTACCTGACTCTGTCTGTGTATTTAATATGTTGCTTGCTGGGCACAGTGGCATCCTGGTTTTTGCCCATGGAAACAACAGGGCAGAGCCTTCGGGAATCAACGCAAAGCACCATGGaacaaaaaaacatggaaaGGCAGCATGGCTCTGAGACAGCAGAGTCCTCCAGCAACACGTGTCCTTAA
- the svopb gene encoding synaptic vesicle 2-related protein isoform X3 yields MSALKRSSQVAYKRWKDTKISFVTSQTDDKSILTVHEEQPGKNEPSNEGDCTILEDSKNGSSGISETFTVEEAVEAIGFGKFQWKLSMLTGVAWMADAMEMMLLSIAAPQLRCEWRLSSWKVAFITSIVFIGMMISSSLWGNISDKYGRKVCLILCMLWTLHYGLLSAFAPVYSWILVLRGLVGFGLGGAPQSVTLYTEFLPVKSRGISIILLGVFWALGAVFEVLLAMVVMPTLGWKWLLAFSTLPLVVFAASCCWLPESARFDVLRGREDKALDTLKCIAAANGSSVPTRRLIANTQTDRGRIRDLFIPEYRKTTLLIWFIWFCNAFSYYGIVLLTTELFQAGSACSATNNSNMEPRCSLECSYLAFNDYVDLLWTTLAEFPGILVTLWMIDRIGRRKSMAICFLLFSVSILPLYACTQSNQSYWYWYKQWNGSCWSSHHTIYCSGPSEVIRLPDSVCVFNMLLAGHSGILVFAHGNNRAEPSGINAKHHGTKKHGKAAWL; encoded by the exons ATGAGTGCATTGAAAAGATCGTCGCAAGTGGCTTACAAACGCTGGAAAGACACAAAAATCag tttTGTGACATCACAGACAGATGATAAAAGCATCCTCACTGTTCATGAGGAGCAGCCTGGGAAAAATGAGCCTAGCAATGAAGGAGATTGCACTATTTTGGAGGACAGCAAGAACGGAAGCTCTGGAATCTCAG AAACCTTCACTGTGGAAGAAGCAGTTGAGGCTATTGGTTTTGGAAAGTTTCAGTGGAAGCTGTCTATGCTAACAGGAGTTGCATGG ATGGCCGATGCTATGGAAATGATGCTCCTTAGTATTGCAGCTCCTCAACTGCGCTGTGAATGGAGGCTCTCCAGCTGGAAAGTGGCATTCATAACATCG ATAGTGTTCATTGGAATGATGATCAGCTCCTCACTTTGGGGGAACATTTCAGACAAGTACGGCCGAAAAGTG TGTTTAATACTATGCATGCTGTGGACATTGCACTATGGGCTTCTCAGTGCTTTCGCCCCTGTTTACAGCTGGATCTTAGTCTTGCGAGGCCTCGTGGGATTTGGCCTAGGAGGAGCCCCTCAGTC AGTGACATTATATACTGAATTCCTCCCGGTGAAATCCAGAGGGATATCCATAATCCTTTTAGGG GTGTTCTGGGCCTTGGGTGCTGTGTTTGAAGTGTTACTGGCTATGGTGGTCATGCCCACATTAGGCTGGAAATGGCTGCTAGCTTTCTCCACTCTTCCTCTAGTTGTCTTTGCTGCCTCCTGCTGT TGGTTACCAGAGAGTGCTAGATTTGATGTACTGAGAGGCAGAGAAGACAAGGCCCTGGACACTTTGAAATGTATAGCAGCAGCTAATGGGAGCTCTGTGCCTACTAGAAGACTTATAGCCAACACACAG ACTGATCGTGGGAGAATTAGAGATCTTTTTATTCCAGAATACCGAAAAACAACACTTTTGATCTGGTTTATCTG gttttgtaatgctttttcaTATTATGGTATTGTGCTGCTGACCACTGAGCTGTTCCAAGCAGGATCTGCGTGTAGTG CCACCAACAACTCAAATATGGAACCTCGGTGCAGTTTGGAGTGCAGTTATCTGGCTTTTAATGATTATGTGGACCTTTTGTGGACCACCTTAGCAGAATTTCCAG GTATTCTGGTGACCCTGTGGATGATTGATCGAATTGGCAGGAGAAAAAGCATGgcaatttgttttttattgttctCTGTGTCGATTTTGCCACTGTATGCCTGCACACAAAG CAACCAGAGCTATTGGTATTGGTACAAGCAGTGGAATGGCTCGTGTTGGAGCTCTCATCACACCATTTATTGCTCAG GTCCTTCTGAAGTCATCCGTTTACCTGACTCTGTCTGTGTATTTAATATGTTGCTTGCTGGGCACAGTGGCATCCTGGTTTTTGCCCATGGAAACAACAGGGCAGAGCCTTCGGGAATCAACGCAAAGCACCATGGaacaaaaaaacatggaaaGGCAGCATGGCTCTGA
- the svopb gene encoding synaptic vesicle 2-related protein isoform X2 has protein sequence MSALKRSSQVAYKRWKDTKISFVTSQTDDKSILTVHEEQPGKNEPSNEGDCTILEDSKNGSSGISETFTVEEAVEAIGFGKFQWKLSMLTGVAWMADAMEMMLLSIAAPQLRCEWRLSSWKVAFITSIVFIGMMISSSLWGNISDKYGRKVCLILCMLWTLHYGLLSAFAPVYSWILVLRGLVGFGLGGAPQSVTLYTEFLPVKSRGISIILLGWLPESARFDVLRGREDKALDTLKCIAAANGSSVPTRRLIANTQTDRGRIRDLFIPEYRKTTLLIWFIWFCNAFSYYGIVLLTTELFQAGSACSATNNSNMEPRCSLECSYLAFNDYVDLLWTTLAEFPGILVTLWMIDRIGRRKSMAICFLLFSVSILPLYACTQRTLLTVFIFIARAFITGGWQAAYVYTPEVFPTATRAIGIGTSSGMARVGALITPFIAQVLLKSSVYLTLSVYLICCLLGTVASWFLPMETTGQSLRESTQSTMEQKNMERQHGSETAESSSNTCP, from the exons ATGAGTGCATTGAAAAGATCGTCGCAAGTGGCTTACAAACGCTGGAAAGACACAAAAATCag tttTGTGACATCACAGACAGATGATAAAAGCATCCTCACTGTTCATGAGGAGCAGCCTGGGAAAAATGAGCCTAGCAATGAAGGAGATTGCACTATTTTGGAGGACAGCAAGAACGGAAGCTCTGGAATCTCAG AAACCTTCACTGTGGAAGAAGCAGTTGAGGCTATTGGTTTTGGAAAGTTTCAGTGGAAGCTGTCTATGCTAACAGGAGTTGCATGG ATGGCCGATGCTATGGAAATGATGCTCCTTAGTATTGCAGCTCCTCAACTGCGCTGTGAATGGAGGCTCTCCAGCTGGAAAGTGGCATTCATAACATCG ATAGTGTTCATTGGAATGATGATCAGCTCCTCACTTTGGGGGAACATTTCAGACAAGTACGGCCGAAAAGTG TGTTTAATACTATGCATGCTGTGGACATTGCACTATGGGCTTCTCAGTGCTTTCGCCCCTGTTTACAGCTGGATCTTAGTCTTGCGAGGCCTCGTGGGATTTGGCCTAGGAGGAGCCCCTCAGTC AGTGACATTATATACTGAATTCCTCCCGGTGAAATCCAGAGGGATATCCATAATCCTTTTAGGG TGGTTACCAGAGAGTGCTAGATTTGATGTACTGAGAGGCAGAGAAGACAAGGCCCTGGACACTTTGAAATGTATAGCAGCAGCTAATGGGAGCTCTGTGCCTACTAGAAGACTTATAGCCAACACACAG ACTGATCGTGGGAGAATTAGAGATCTTTTTATTCCAGAATACCGAAAAACAACACTTTTGATCTGGTTTATCTG gttttgtaatgctttttcaTATTATGGTATTGTGCTGCTGACCACTGAGCTGTTCCAAGCAGGATCTGCGTGTAGTG CCACCAACAACTCAAATATGGAACCTCGGTGCAGTTTGGAGTGCAGTTATCTGGCTTTTAATGATTATGTGGACCTTTTGTGGACCACCTTAGCAGAATTTCCAG GTATTCTGGTGACCCTGTGGATGATTGATCGAATTGGCAGGAGAAAAAGCATGgcaatttgttttttattgttctCTGTGTCGATTTTGCCACTGTATGCCTGCACACAAAG GACACTTCTCACAGTCTTTATTTTCATTGCTCGAGCCTTTATAACAGGGGGCTGGCAGGCTGCATATGTTTATACACCTGAG GTTTTCCCCACAGCAACCAGAGCTATTGGTATTGGTACAAGCAGTGGAATGGCTCGTGTTGGAGCTCTCATCACACCATTTATTGCTCAG GTCCTTCTGAAGTCATCCGTTTACCTGACTCTGTCTGTGTATTTAATATGTTGCTTGCTGGGCACAGTGGCATCCTGGTTTTTGCCCATGGAAACAACAGGGCAGAGCCTTCGGGAATCAACGCAAAGCACCATGGaacaaaaaaacatggaaaGGCAGCATGGCTCTGAGACAGCAGAGTCCTCCAGCAACACGTGTCCTTAA
- the svopb gene encoding synaptic vesicle 2-related protein isoform X4 has product MLTGVAWMADAMEMMLLSIAAPQLRCEWRLSSWKVAFITSIVFIGMMISSSLWGNISDKYGRKVCLILCMLWTLHYGLLSAFAPVYSWILVLRGLVGFGLGGAPQSVTLYTEFLPVKSRGISIILLGVFWALGAVFEVLLAMVVMPTLGWKWLLAFSTLPLVVFAASCCWLPESARFDVLRGREDKALDTLKCIAAANGSSVPTRRLIANTQTDRGRIRDLFIPEYRKTTLLIWFIWFCNAFSYYGIVLLTTELFQAGSACSATNNSNMEPRCSLECSYLAFNDYVDLLWTTLAEFPGILVTLWMIDRIGRRKSMAICFLLFSVSILPLYACTQRTLLTVFIFIARAFITGGWQAAYVYTPEVFPTATRAIGIGTSSGMARVGALITPFIAQVLLKSSVYLTLSVYLICCLLGTVASWFLPMETTGQSLRESTQSTMEQKNMERQHGSETAESSSNTCP; this is encoded by the exons ATGCTAACAGGAGTTGCATGG ATGGCCGATGCTATGGAAATGATGCTCCTTAGTATTGCAGCTCCTCAACTGCGCTGTGAATGGAGGCTCTCCAGCTGGAAAGTGGCATTCATAACATCG ATAGTGTTCATTGGAATGATGATCAGCTCCTCACTTTGGGGGAACATTTCAGACAAGTACGGCCGAAAAGTG TGTTTAATACTATGCATGCTGTGGACATTGCACTATGGGCTTCTCAGTGCTTTCGCCCCTGTTTACAGCTGGATCTTAGTCTTGCGAGGCCTCGTGGGATTTGGCCTAGGAGGAGCCCCTCAGTC AGTGACATTATATACTGAATTCCTCCCGGTGAAATCCAGAGGGATATCCATAATCCTTTTAGGG GTGTTCTGGGCCTTGGGTGCTGTGTTTGAAGTGTTACTGGCTATGGTGGTCATGCCCACATTAGGCTGGAAATGGCTGCTAGCTTTCTCCACTCTTCCTCTAGTTGTCTTTGCTGCCTCCTGCTGT TGGTTACCAGAGAGTGCTAGATTTGATGTACTGAGAGGCAGAGAAGACAAGGCCCTGGACACTTTGAAATGTATAGCAGCAGCTAATGGGAGCTCTGTGCCTACTAGAAGACTTATAGCCAACACACAG ACTGATCGTGGGAGAATTAGAGATCTTTTTATTCCAGAATACCGAAAAACAACACTTTTGATCTGGTTTATCTG gttttgtaatgctttttcaTATTATGGTATTGTGCTGCTGACCACTGAGCTGTTCCAAGCAGGATCTGCGTGTAGTG CCACCAACAACTCAAATATGGAACCTCGGTGCAGTTTGGAGTGCAGTTATCTGGCTTTTAATGATTATGTGGACCTTTTGTGGACCACCTTAGCAGAATTTCCAG GTATTCTGGTGACCCTGTGGATGATTGATCGAATTGGCAGGAGAAAAAGCATGgcaatttgttttttattgttctCTGTGTCGATTTTGCCACTGTATGCCTGCACACAAAG GACACTTCTCACAGTCTTTATTTTCATTGCTCGAGCCTTTATAACAGGGGGCTGGCAGGCTGCATATGTTTATACACCTGAG GTTTTCCCCACAGCAACCAGAGCTATTGGTATTGGTACAAGCAGTGGAATGGCTCGTGTTGGAGCTCTCATCACACCATTTATTGCTCAG GTCCTTCTGAAGTCATCCGTTTACCTGACTCTGTCTGTGTATTTAATATGTTGCTTGCTGGGCACAGTGGCATCCTGGTTTTTGCCCATGGAAACAACAGGGCAGAGCCTTCGGGAATCAACGCAAAGCACCATGGaacaaaaaaacatggaaaGGCAGCATGGCTCTGAGACAGCAGAGTCCTCCAGCAACACGTGTCCTTAA